Sequence from the Chanodichthys erythropterus isolate Z2021 chromosome 12, ASM2448905v1, whole genome shotgun sequence genome:
AATCTTTTGCATTTATCCAGAACAGCAAGCTTACtgcatgaaaataatgaaaaaaaataataattataataataatttatggtCCTAAAAATGTGCTTAAATTTTTGTTAagcaaaatattgattttttttgatgaaatatatatatatatatatatatatatattttatatatatttttattaacaggTTACACAAATTTGATCTAAAgtgaatttaatattttgcatttatgcatttatccAGAACTTATTGcatgaaaataatgcaaaaaataaataaataaataaatttgatggtcctaaaaatgattattaataattattttggattgaaatacatttataaaaaataataaaaatcattaaaaattgaAAAGGTACATACATGAATTTGatctgaaattattttaatcttttatatttatgcatttatccaaagcaacttgcGATGCATTCCAGGTATACATTTCATCAGTATGTGCATCCTCTCGGAATCGAACCTTGCCATTGCTAGCGTCATGCTCTGCTTGTTGTGTCACATATGTTTCCATTATGTACATGTAAGTCATACCTCTGGATATTTCAGCTTCAGAGATTTGTGCATCTCCCGAAAACGACTGTATCTCCTAAACACCGACCACGTTTCGTCTAAAACAGTGATctgaaaacaaatgcaaaacCCCATATCTTAAACATCAAGGATTTTCAGAGATTTTTCATTTACTGGAGGTCACCAGATGGTCAATTCAACTGTTCTAATGCACTGATTGAGACTGTATAAAACGCAGACAAACCTTGACTTCAAACTCGAAGTGTTCGTCTTTGCCCTGTCCGCACCGGACGTAACGCGGAATGCTGATCTTCACCGGATCCTTAAGACTCTCTGGACTCGGATCCAGAGGAATGGACACCATTCGCTGTGGAAAGACGGCAACTGATGGTCAGAAAACATGCTAATGAAATAACATTTCCTAAACCCATACCGTAAGATCATACCTCGTATTTCAGTTTGCGCAGATCGATGCGTTTTTTATCGTTGTCCTGAGAGATTGAAAGTTTATTAGGGTCACAAAATTACTAACACAACTTAAAGAAGCTGATTTCAGGGGTCAAGCAAGCACTTTTTTGTCATTTCCCATCAATAGCTaggtttccatccaaagttgtgaATTTAACTGGAATATTGCATGAGcttccatcccatgtgttcaagagaataAATTAGTCACTTCCTGAAATTGCCGtgaaatatctgtaataaaaatggaagttgctgcaatcaAGGAAGCTGTGGCTCTTTATTATATATCGTAAATGACTAGCATCTCAGAGTGTGCAGAAAAAACTCTCCTGAAACAACAtaccaatcaaccaatcagatttgagggacaagtttagaGTTTATGTCACTGTTAAGCTTACagccagggttaggtgcttctacatctgCGTCTTATtcatcatttccctctgattttagggagaAGTTATGGATAGGGTTAGGACTATGTTTTTGGACAGGAATGttattccaggatcaacaaaagatgttgatccaagagcatgtcttacttggcaaaatcgcGGCGAgcggatggaaacatagctagaGAGCAAAAACAGGTGAAAATGCATCTGTGCAAGATATCGGTGGGCAGGCTGCATGCTCCCAAAGTGGAAAACCTCAGAGGAAAGACCCAATCTACTGACATCAGAGATTGTGAGCGAGCGATATGCAAATTATTAAGGCTGGATCATGCAAATCACGGTCCACTCAGCTGGCATAGAGTCCTGTGCTTACCTCATCCGTCAATCTAACAGAGCTACCGTCACTATCCTGCTCCTCCTCCTGTAGAGTCAAACAACTGAGTTGGTGCCAAAAACAATCCTGTAGGTTTTAATCATAGACTGCATAAAACAATGGACGTAGTGTCCATGACGTCACCCGTAGGtttctgaagagcatttttAAAGCCCAAAGTGGGCGGAGCCGGCCATCGCCATCTTGACAGCGCATCACTCCAGGATAAccgaaaatgggcaaagaggtgGGACGTGGGTGGAGCTAATAGACAGCAGACAAACGGCTAGTAGTGACAGCAGCGgcaatccacctgtcactcaagtggccaCACCCTTAATCATGCAAAACtgtaaggcttaatataatttaaacggatgagttatgAAAAAATTCAACCCCTCAAATTAGCTATATAGCCCAAAAACACTTTTTGTACCAGCcagtaaacatttttttctgctgtaaagtttgaataattttatgtgcttttgtcatttttgtctatttatctatttttatcatatctttttagctttatttttttttcagttttaggtttagtaattttagtacttcaacttatttcatttcagTTAGTTACATTTCATTTCTAATTTAAGTTGTTCATGTGATTTTATCTTATttcatacatatatttatttaaatatatatttatattctgATCCTCTTTATTTCCAAGCaaattttaccaattccaaacacatcaatcttaataattACTATATACTATTTTGTATATAATCATCTAGAAGTGATATAAAATTGTTAATGagggctggaaatgaaaaaacaCCTTATATTCAGATGTGCATAATTATTAAGCAGGTTTTTTAAACctgggccaaaaaaaaaaagagtttcaaATGACACTGagaagtcaaaaattattaaatgcccatgagaaggatgcaatactataGAAATTGCAGAATTAAGGGCAAGAAATTGGAAATTGACCACTGGGGAAAAATTGCTCATTGGAGCAGCAGGGtcaccccaaaaaaaaaaaaaaaaaagcatgttaactgcaaaagacTTTAAAGAGTTTGGACTTAATTCTTCACGTGATGaaacacggggcaactttttgagcaatgttgctgggctATGCCACCAAGTGATGATGCTTGGGCAcgttcccattgagaatgggaAACCAATTTCGATATAAAGTAACCAGATAGAAATTTGctgcccattctcaatgggaaagtgcctaAGCATCATCGCTTGGTGACATTGCTTGgcaaaagttgccccgtgtctCATTACCTTTAGTCTCGACTATGGTTGTTTCAGTTTAAAGGGAGCTGTAGTCACATACCTGCAGTGAGTCTGAGGACAGTGAGAGTGTGTTGTTATTCTCTCTGTTCAGCAGGTTCAGTTTCTGCAGTCTCCGCTGCACCTCTTCTTCAATATACGCATTTATCCTGAGGGATACATGAGCGATTAGGAAGGAACAGTTCAATCAAAAATCAAAGTTCTGACCAAATCACAAGCAAGCAGTGTGTGCACCTCTCATCTCCTATCGACAGTACAGAAGGGAGGGTCTGCATGGGGCTGACAGGCGACTGGTTCACATTGTTCTTATCCTCCCCGTTCACACTTAGACTCCGCACGCTTCCTTCACTCTCACTGATCCTCTGCTTCAGCTGGGCAATCTCTCGCTCCATCCTGAGAAAACTCCACAACAAAATCATATGGATAAGAGCTCTAGATTTATCACATTCATGTCTGAGACACCTAGGAGTCGCAAAGGGGTCCTAGGTTTAGAATGttcttaaaggtgatagagaggattttttcgtcgactgagaatccaaagactgttactgagttttttttcaaaggaacgcctcccaaatcccatgcacgagtattggaacacgagtgtttaaaaccggcatttgctgtgtcattttttttggattcattatgtcggacccaccgcaggtaactcataatctgcagttgttactcctgtctcctgacaaaaacattgcatgcggcgcctgtggagtgtggaaagttactggagagcgcagccgcgcttgtctctcacaaggaatgtcatggcagtgattgacaagccagagggccaatcgtttacacgatgatcgctgatgtttttaaggccctacctcgtgcacagatgatgtatattaatattattcctttcagtgcacctaataaatagtcttttatcagttagtaaagacagtttcaagtaatattgcaaaaatgtataaaacaaaacatcctctttagcacctttaatgggaTTAATAAAGTTGATCATTTTCTAACAGTATAAATGgatttttatacataaaaatatacagCTCAGCTACCTTTATATTTATGAACAGGGTCCCAAAAGAGGATATTCATATTTGAGGGTCCTTAGCATCAAAAGGTTTGAAAACCCCTGTGTTAGTGTGCTCCTAAAAAAACAACTCCTCACCTCTCCTGGTCCAGGTCTTGTGTTCCTGTAAACCTGGAAGTGCTCTGTCCTAGTGCGGACTGTGACCTCCTGCGGGGCCCTTCGGTGTCCGGCTCCAGGCTGAGGCTCCTGCGGTAGGCCGTGTGTTTCCTCTCCAAACGCGCAACCGCCTGCTCCAGAGCCTCCCGCTGCTGTTTCTCCCTCCACTCCAGGATCTCCTTCTCCTTCCTGCGAACCTTCTCCTCCTGACGGGCCACGTTTGCCGTGAACTCGTACGACTGCTGCAGCTGCTGCAACTGCTCGGCGCTCGCGCTGTACTGAGACAAGCGCTCTTCCTTCTCCTCTAGCTCCTTCTCAACCTGCACACAGCAAAGAAAGATAAAGGAAAGTTTGAGATGCGACTACTAAAACAAGTTCTTAGGGTGAAAATCTTGGGTTTAAACAAGTTAAACAAGTTGTTTTTCCCATTTTATCATCCCATTTAACCAGAGTGTTACCTGATACAGAGTCTCGTCCAGCTCtttgtccatttcttctgaacTTCTGTCCAAACTAGGAGACCCTCTTCCCCCTCTCACTCTTTCCAGGAGCTCGCTGGCTCTCTGTCGCTCCTCTGAGACGGCGGGGAGTTGTTTCTCACGGAGAGATAGGAGCTGTTTCTCTTTAAACTGCAGCCTGTGTTCGGCCTGCTGGATCAGAACctcctcctgactcagagaggACACGTCCTGAACGCCACGCTCCATCATGTCACGGACCTGCAGAGAGGAGAAGAGGACGAGACACAGTGAATCACCAGATTCCATTCAATtagattttaatattaatattttttatattcatttacttttggttatttttattttttggttatTTGGTTATAAAGTTCTTTTTACTCACATTTGAAAGAAATTCTTTCTGCTAATGCTTTCAATTATTCACTTTTTTGGACTGATTTAAACTGTTGACTTTTCTTATTGAACTATTTATTATGACTCATATTAGTCAGTTGTTTCAGGATTCACAAAAAAGAACCAGCtcaaaagagtcatttgttcgtGAATTGACCTACACAGGTCGCGCTGCATCACaagattaaatatatatttgaaaataaaaatgaacaacatTACCATAttcaacagtatgtaagtgcatGTAAGTCTTATCACAATAGTTAAAGATAACACTGTAGAAAATACCCAAATAATAGGCCTGTTCACAAAGTTATATATCTTGGTTCAGTGTGCTTTTGAAATACGTCCAGCTTTACCGGTCTCCGTTTGTCCTTGTACGTGTGCAGCAGCAGGCCGAGAGACGTGCGTTCATTGGCCACCTCCCGTTCCAGCCGGTCCTTCTGCTGGATCAGTGTCTCCTCCAGCAAACCCAGCTCCTCCACCTGCATCTGCTTGAAATGTTCATAGCGTGCCTGTGCGCTCCTCCGGGCCTCCTCCCCgctctcctcctctccatcaATGCGCGCCTCCTTTGCTCGGAGCAGCTCCTCCCTGAGCTCGGTGAGCGTCCGTCTCTCCTCCTCCAGTCGACGAGCTTCATCCGGAGTGAGCAGGGAGGCCGCCTCCTCGCTGCGCTCCCTCAGCTGCTCCTCCAGACGCCCGACCAGACTCAGCTGCTCCTTCTCTCGCTCCTCCAGACGCCTGGAAGACATTAATTCCGACATGGTTTCAAAAGTAGGCACTCCATAcaaatatatcaatattaaaAGAATTGAAATGTAAATAACATAACACTTCTAATATAACTTTATAATGATTATaactttaacaaaaaaaaaaaaataaatttatatattatatattatatattatatattaaatatatatatatatatatatatattttttttttaatgagtaaCTATtactaatttaattattttaattatttgatactaatattattatgtatatacattttaaaataatgattataCCTTTAACTGATAAAACTGTTACATTTACTTTTACACAAAACTACATTTAActatatgtaattaattaaattataatatatatatagtcatagtaattattatttttaaataactactattgttattttaatcattttaattatttaattatattatattataattattaaataattagatatactaatattatgtgatactaatattatgtatataaattttgttaaattaaatatgaTTATACAATTTATGTTTTACATAGCACTACATTTAACAATGTATGAATActtagtgtatatatatatatatagttattattgttattaattattattattataattaataataataataataataataattattattattattattattattattattattattattataactatgTAGttgtgataataataataataataataattaaaaataataatttaattcaattcactactattattaattttattattcaataattatattaaataaattaaataatttatactactaataataattaattttatttttgtagttaagtcacaaaagaaaaaaataaatgatttgcatttttaaatttgctttcaCGCTAATATGTAATACTGAGACATATAAATacatagatatagatagatagaatattTTCCAAATCAGGCATTAGCAACAGGTAAATGTTTTTGACTTTTTCACCTGCGTTCTAGCTGGAGTTTGACGGCCTGCACCTCCCGCTCTCTTTTGAGCCGCTCCAGCTCACGGAAGAGCTCGGTCTGTTCTGCTCGCTCTCGCTGGGCCTGAGCCTTTTCATCCTCCTCCAGATCTTCCTCCTGCACCacctcctccttctcctccagCTTCTGCTTTGGTTGAAGTCTCCTCTGCTTCTGCTGTTCCTGCTCCTTCTGATCTCTGTGTCTCTCCTCCTGAACAAAAAACAGACATGCCTTGACATTCAAAGATGGTTTATAAGAAAGCATTATTTCGATGAGATGAATTTTGCCTCTTGGTGTGGAAATTGCTGGAGATTAGACAACCCAAGTACAAACTAATGCGTTtatataaataactgttatGATTTTATCAGTGGGAAGAACAGAACAATTCCTGCATTATGGCAATGAAATATattatcatcttgttaaaattgACAACCATAAAAATGCAGTCTGACCTGGAATCGCTCTTTCTCAGCGATCAAGTCCCTTAGACGGCTCTCGATGTCCTGACTGCGTCTGCGCAGGCTCTCCTCCTGTCTGAGTATGCGCAGCTGCACCTGCTCAGACTCCTTCCTCTGAGACTCCACCTCCTGCTGCATGCGCTCAAGCTCCGCCTTCTCACACTTCTGCTTCTCCTCCATCTCTTTTATCAGCCGCCTGgaccaacaacaaaacaaagggAAAGATGGTGATTGGACAGGCCAGGGCCCAAAATCAACCAGTGGAGGGTGAAACTGAAAATGTAGTTaatttcatgttaactaatgtagttaactaatgttaacaaaatgatcagtaacactttacaataatgtttttGTATATTTGCATAAGGTAATTTggataaaatgttaaatgtaaattaGTGGGCAGGACTGCTTTATGTCAATTACATGTTTCACTGAAGTGTTTTGCATATATTAATTGCTGATAAGTCACAAGACACACCTTTTAGTTTCCAGTTTTTCCAGTTCTTCTCTTTGCTGCCTCTCAAACTCCAGTCTGGGACATATAAGACATAATTAGTTTCCATCCTttagaacacacacacacacacacacacacacatacacacacggcAAACTCACACCAGCACATGGGATGAGGGTCTGCATTATTATGAGCATCCAGCAGTCACATGGCATGCGCTGCAACTATAAGCACATGCTGCAGAACacacaactaaaaaaaaaaagaaaaaaaaaaaaaagagatggaCACACACGTTCAACTAAAGTGTTATGAGGATGGTGATGTGCTCCTCATAAGCATGATGAATGAGAAGTGTAGAGACTAAACCAACAAATACTGATGattaatatacatataaatcatGACAGTTAACATGAGAACACTAGTCGTGCTTTGGTTCTACCTGAGAAAGATGGGACCCTTTTCAGTGAAGAGACTGCCATGAAGAAGTTCAGAAAGAGCAAATGTTACCAAAAACTGCTGCACAAATCCTAACCATTAGTCTGAATTCTGAAGTCAATTCAAaagaataaatgatgacagattttttgggtgaacaacaaataataaaataaaataaacacttaggTGTGAAAAAATGAAAGTGGTTGGCTTTCATTCATGACATGAAGTTGGTGTAGTGGGTCATCGCCCAGGTTCATGATCCGTCGTGACAACACAACTGTTAAGGGTTATCATCATGCGTGATCGCAGATCAGAACCTCACCAACAAAACCATCATAAAactcatttttatattatatacaatgcAAAAAGCCAACAtgcattttgttgtttattagGGATGcatcaatataaaaaaaaaagtttatagcCAATAAATCTGTGGTTtagcttgtttttatttttataaacgtGTTCTCACTAGAACAACCTAGTCTAACCTATAATTATACATgcttgaaatattaaaatatgtacaGCAAAATTGTTGCATGTGTTTAGTACTTTTTACTAATGTTtactaatttttattttcatccaTTACTGACCAAATCAAACTACACTGGGGATTATTTAGATGAAACTCAATCATTATGGAGTAACATTTGGGACGATTCTCAAAAAATTGAAAACGTGTAAAcacaatccttcagaaatcattctaatatgatgatttgctgctcaagaaacatttctgattgtCATCAATGTTGatgctttatttttttgatcaaaAGAACTGcacttatttgaaataaaaatcttttgtaaaattataaatgtcacttaactgtcacttttgatcaatttaatgtgttcttgcggaataaaagtattaatttcaataaataaaatcttaatGATATCAAACTCTTATGTATAAACTACATTTTACTGGCTGTTGGTGGTCATCATTGTATACTTGTCCCAATTCATACTTCTACATATGTGCATTATCCTTCATTGGTAAATACCAATCTGGTATATATCTGGTAATATCATGCATCCCTATTGGCTGTTTTGGGGTAGGATCTCTGGTGATCTGGCAAGCGGGGTTTGAATTAGTGTTTTTTGTCAGTTGTTTTAATGAACTGGGCATCAGCAGTACCAGCAATGGCGCCGAAGAGCATGAAGAGAGAGGAGGATGGAGAGAGGAGGGAAGAGAAGGCTCCTGGGAAGGAAGAGAGGGATGAGGGCTGAGGAAGAGGAGGCGGCGTGGGGAGGAAGATACCACTCGCTCTAAGGCACATGTATATGCACACAGGCGATGGCTTACCCCGGGTTATAGAGCATGACCGTGGAGAGGTTTTCACAGGATTTGGAAAGATCAGACATGGATAAGCTCAGGGTGGTTAGGAGGCCGCTCTGGAGAACAGGGaaaaagtcaccatgaaatcaaaatggacaatccttatttttttttatggaatattacagtgtttattataaatgattcatCCGTGCACGtcatcattttaaattaatttgcccttgtaatctttaaccaaaattaaaccctgcggctcgtgacgacacattaatgtcctaagacacgaaacgatcggtttgtgcgagaaaccgaacattatttatataatttttacctctaatacaccactatgtccaacttcgttcagcttcctgttagtgaggtcaaaaaacgcgttctggtgacggaagtgatgtctcgcccatatacttcaatgagcgcgagacatcacttccgttgtcagagcgcgatcagacctcactagccggaagctgaacgaagttggacatagtggtgtattagaggtaaaaaattatataaatactgttcggtttctcgcacaaaccgatcgtttcgtgtcttaggacatcaatgtgccgtcacgagccgcagggtttcatttggatttgtctaagcaagttttatttactgttatagttgaagttcccatccactgctattatttgactgacagacggcagcggttgcagttaaaaatcataatttgcgttcaactgaagaaacaaagtcacctacatcttggatgcactgggggtaagcagataaacatcaaattttcatttttgtgtgaactatccctttaaagattttaaaatattaaagctctTGCagctcttctctgatgatgcaTTTAATGCCgagagggcggggcaacctgtcactcacccACTATTCGCAAATCACAagcatccaatcaattcccaatggacaaaaGTCGCGCCcaacatttgttcttgttaaGTCGCCaattcactcagatatacatcaAAATAGGGAAAGAAATACTATCGCACCTTTcgtttcatgccgacttcaACACACGTGTGTCTGACGTTGAAGTTTCATGTGTGAATTTCTCTCACCTTTCTCTTTTCTCGTAGTTTAGCTGCCTCTTTAGGATGATTAAATCTGAACATATTGGTTCTGCCGAGGAGAATGACAGCACCTGAGAAACACAAATGCACAAATTAAACGGCTGTTTAAGGAAAGACACTAAAGCAAAACTATTGCTTTTTCATGCACTGgtcatttttgatattttgggCTATTTTGCGTTCATAACATTTCTTTCACACTAGTGAGGGGAAAaaacataatatacatttaagaGTTTATTACTCTAATATGTCACCAAATTTAACCAATAATTCTGAGCCTAGCTTTATCCAATGTTCAGAATTCTGTActggaaatgtatgcaaattcgTGCATATCTAATTGGATAATgcttcatttgcatatttaaacttaaTACAAAACAATTGTCTTGTActgtgattaaaaaaatatgcaaagTCAGTCCCACCAGGATTTCaagatgtgtgtctgtgtgtgtgatttttgcAATCAAAATTACCAAAATGATTTTGTGGTGGTAACTTCCAGaaatttggggaaaaaattgcgataatatattttataattagaatggtatattatgtattatgttAGATGCACAATAGTCATACATGATACAAAGAACAAACAAAATCCATAAAGCTTGTTTATTTTGGTCTCTTACCAAATTCTGACAGCCTATGTTTGAAAACAATCTATGGAAACTTCCCAATCGTCCCAATTTTCCCACttttacagtgaaattaattatgcaggatcacaaaaaaagttacattttgttGATTTTGCGTTGTACTGAGTGGTCACGGATGCAAAAAACTGGAGGGACTGTATAGAGATGCCGATTATATTCACTTGTAGTGTCTTGCCTTAATAAATGATAATCCTTATTTTATAAGATTCTAGTTTTCAATGTCAGATAGGGGTATATATATGTGACCTTGGTTGAGCTGGCAGGGCTCAGTGATCTGAACTCCATTGACCGAACACTGAGCGTCATTCAGAGGAATGAGAGTGACCGTCCCGTTCCGATTCTCAATCAGACAGTGCTCACTCTCCAGACCCAGACCATGAAGAActgcacagagagagagagagagagagagagagagagagagagaaaacatttACACAGGCTAAATTACATGATATGATCCATACGACGTTGAATTGGAATGACAGGaaaaatcattttctttttattttaaatgcgaAGTAACAAGTATTGACAAAACAGTTGCATGGGTAATTTGTGAATTTATGCAATTCTGAATActgaaaattaaatatattattaaaacctTCACagtttaaaaggatagttcactctaaaatgaaaatcaagacatcatttactcaacagTAACTGAACTGAAGCAGAGAGCTCAGTCAATGAAAACACTCACTGATGTCCGGTTCATTAGTGGCATCATCACGGCCAACGTACGTCCTTCCCTCctgtaaacaaacacaaaccaaTCACATTCACTCAATGCACACTCTACTGTAAACTATAGACTGATGAATACTTTTATCTGTATTGGCAGGTAAAAATTAAGACTGACTGCACAATCTCTGTGACGTCCATTACCTTTAAATGATAGAGAATGATGCCGGTGCTGAGCAGATCGTCATCAATCCCGATAAGATGAGG
This genomic interval carries:
- the kif16ba gene encoding kinesin-like protein KIF16B isoform X1, encoding MASVRVAVRVRPMNRREKDLSAKCIIEMEGNKTTITNLKIPDGVTGDSVRERAKTFTYDFSYDSSDCKNASFVSQEKVFKDLGTDVLKAAFEGYNACIFAYGQTGSGKSHTMMGIPGDVGLIPRICEGLFSRISGMTRRDEASFRTEVSYLEIYNERVRDLLRRKMAKTYNLRVREHPKEGPYVEDLSKHLVQNYSDVEELMEAGNINRTTASTGMNDASSRSHAIFTINFTQAKFDAEMPSETVSKIHLVDLAGSERADATGATGVRLKEGGNINKSLVTLGNVISALADLSQEGGNSHLKKKQVFVPYRDSVLTWLLKDSLGGNSKTIMIATISPADVNYGETLSTLRYANRAKNIINKPTINEDSNVRLIRELRAEIARLKALLAQGNQIALLDSPTALSMEEELHHNEARVLELTKEWTNKWNETQNILKEETLALRKEGIGVILDSELPHLIGIDDDLLSTGIILYHLKEGRTYVGRDDATNEPDIILHGLGLESEHCLIENRNGTVTLIPLNDAQCSVNGVQITEPCQLNQGAVILLGRTNMFRFNHPKEAAKLREKRKSGLLTTLSLSMSDLSKSCENLSTVMLYNPGSLLFPPLSILLSLHALRRHCCLFTEKGPIFLRLEFERQQREELEKLETKRRLIKEMEEKQKCEKAELERMQQEVESQRKESEQVQLRILRQEESLRRRSQDIESRLRDLIAEKERFQEERHRDQKEQEQQKQRRLQPKQKLEEKEEVVQEEDLEEDEKAQAQRERAEQTELFRELERLKREREVQAVKLQLERRRLEEREKEQLSLVGRLEEQLRERSEEAASLLTPDEARRLEEERRTLTELREELLRAKEARIDGEEESGEEARRSAQARYEHFKQMQVEELGLLEETLIQQKDRLEREVANERTSLGLLLHTYKDKRRPVRDMMERGVQDVSSLSQEEVLIQQAEHRLQFKEKQLLSLREKQLPAVSEERQRASELLERVRGGRGSPSLDRSSEEMDKELDETLYQVEKELEEKEERLSQYSASAEQLQQLQQSYEFTANVARQEEKVRRKEKEILEWREKQQREALEQAVARLERKHTAYRRSLSLEPDTEGPRRRSQSALGQSTSRFTGTQDLDQESFLRMEREIAQLKQRISESEGSVRSLSVNGEDKNNVNQSPVSPMQTLPSVLSIGDERINAYIEEEVQRRLQKLNLLNRENNNTLSLSSDSLQEEEQDSDGSSVRLTDEDNDKKRIDLRKLKYERMVSIPLDPSPESLKDPVKISIPRYVRCGQGKDEHFEFEVKITVLDETWSVFRRYSRFREMHKSLKLKYPELAALDFPPKKIFGNRDERMIAERRSQLEQYLRNFFHVMMTSSSSSPLRMDEFGLNLSKHAVCDLSPFFKKGVFDYSSHGTG
- the kif16ba gene encoding kinesin-like protein KIF16B isoform X2, with product MASVRVAVRVRPMNRREKDLSAKCIIEMEGNKTTITNLKIPDGVTGDSVRERAKTFTYDFSYDSSDCKNASFVSQEKVFKDLGTDVLKAAFEGYNACIFAYGQTGSGKSHTMMGIPGDVGLIPRICEGLFSRISGMTRRDEASFRTEVSYLEIYNERVRDLLRRKMAKTYNLRVREHPKEGPYVEDLSKHLVQNYSDVEELMEAGNINRTTASTGMNDASSRSHAIFTINFTQAKFDAEMPSETVSKIHLVDLAGSERADATGATGVRLKEGGNINKSLVTLGNVISALADLSQEGGNSHLKKKQVFVPYRDSVLTWLLKDSLGGNSKTIMIATISPADVNYGETLSTLRYANRAKNIINKPTINEDSNVRLIRELRAEIARLKALLAQGNQIALLDSPTALSMEEELHHNEARVLELTKEWTNKWNETQNILKEETLALRKEGIGVILDSELPHLIGIDDDLLSTGIILYHLKEGRTYVGRDDATNEPDIILHGLGLESEHCLIENRNGTVTLIPLNDAQCSVNGVQITEPCQLNQGAVILLGRTNMFRFNHPKEAAKLREKRKSGLLTTLSLSMSDLSKSCENLSTVMLYNPGSLLFPPLSILLSLHALRRHCCLFTEKGPIFLRLEFERQQREELEKLETKRRLIKEMEEKQKCEKAELERMQQEVESQRKESEQVQLRILRQEESLRRRSQDIESRLRDLIAEKERFQEERHRDQKEQEQQKQRRLQPKQKLEEKEEVVQEEDLEEDEKAQAQRERAEQTELFRELERLKREREVQAVKLQLERRRLEEREKEQLSLVGRLEEQLRERSEEAASLLTPDEARRLEEERRTLTELREELLRAKEARIDGEEESGEEARRSAQARYEHFKQMQVEELGLLEETLIQQKDRLEREVANERTSLGLLLHTYKDKRRPVRDMMERGVQDVSSLSQEEVLIQQAEHRLQFKEKQLLSLREKQLPAVSEERQRASELLERVRGGRGSPSLDRSSEEMDKELDETLYQVEKELEEKEERLSQYSASAEQLQQLQQSYEFTANVARQEEKVRRKEKEILEWREKQQREALEQAVARLERKHTAYRRSLSLEPDTEGPRRRSQSALGQSTSRFTGTQDLDQERMEREIAQLKQRISESEGSVRSLSVNGEDKNNVNQSPVSPMQTLPSVLSIGDERINAYIEEEVQRRLQKLNLLNRENNNTLSLSSDSLQEEEQDSDGSSVRLTDEDNDKKRIDLRKLKYERMVSIPLDPSPESLKDPVKISIPRYVRCGQGKDEHFEFEVKITVLDETWSVFRRYSRFREMHKSLKLKYPELAALDFPPKKIFGNRDERMIAERRSQLEQYLRNFFHVMMTSSSSSPLRMDEFGLNLSKHAVCDLSPFFKKGVFDYSSHGTG